In one window of Skermanella rosea DNA:
- a CDS encoding ABC transporter permease, whose translation MSTVALLGAAELGLVFALVALGVFLSFRVLDFPDLTVDGSFPLGAAVAATLIVAGWNPWLATGTAMAAGALAGIVTATLNVRFRILHLLASILTMIALFSVNLRIMGRPNVAIIIQDTVLTPFYGLGLSDAVLRPLFVLVVVAVVVALLARFLGSEFGLAMRATGVNARMARAQGVSTDLHIYAGMALSNALVALAGALFAQTNGFADVTSGIGTIVIGLAAVIVGETVVRSRVILWALVGCVVGSILYRIAIQVALNADFIGLQASDLNLVTALLVAGALILPRLRNPLRAGRQEPGTQGTAR comes from the coding sequence ATGAGCACCGTAGCCCTGCTGGGCGCCGCGGAACTGGGGCTGGTCTTCGCCCTGGTCGCCCTCGGCGTCTTCCTGTCGTTCCGCGTCCTCGACTTTCCCGACCTGACCGTGGACGGCAGCTTCCCGCTGGGCGCCGCCGTCGCCGCGACCCTGATCGTGGCGGGCTGGAACCCGTGGCTCGCCACCGGGACCGCCATGGCGGCGGGCGCGCTGGCCGGGATCGTCACCGCCACCCTGAACGTGCGCTTCAGGATCCTGCACCTGCTGGCCAGCATCCTGACCATGATCGCGCTGTTCTCGGTCAACCTGCGCATCATGGGCCGGCCGAACGTCGCGATCATCATCCAGGACACGGTGCTGACGCCGTTCTACGGGCTCGGCCTGTCCGACGCGGTGCTCCGGCCGCTGTTCGTGCTGGTCGTGGTCGCCGTCGTGGTGGCGCTGCTTGCCCGGTTCCTCGGCAGCGAGTTCGGGCTCGCCATGCGGGCGACCGGGGTCAACGCCCGGATGGCGCGGGCCCAGGGCGTCTCGACCGACCTGCACATCTATGCCGGGATGGCGCTGAGCAACGCGCTGGTGGCCCTGGCCGGCGCCCTGTTCGCCCAGACCAACGGCTTCGCCGACGTGACCAGCGGGATCGGCACCATCGTGATCGGCCTGGCGGCCGTCATCGTCGGCGAGACGGTGGTTCGCAGCCGGGTGATCCTGTGGGCGCTGGTCGGCTGCGTCGTCGGCTCCATCCTGTACCGGATCGCGATCCAGGTGGCGCTGAACGCCGACTTCATCGGGCTCCAGGCGTCCGACCTGAACCTGGTGACGGCCCTGCTGGTGGCCGGCGCGCTGATCCTGCCGCGCCTGCGCAATCCCCTCCGGGCCGGAAGACAGGAGCCCGGAACACAGGGAACTGCGCGATGA
- a CDS encoding ABC transporter ATP-binding protein, with protein sequence MIEVRDLHVTFGRGTPLEKHALRGIDLTIPGGQFVTVIGSNGAGKSTVLGSLAGDVIAERGTVAIDGTDVTRWPTPRRAGLVARVFQDPMAGTCATLSIEENMALAAARGRRRGLGPAVGQGQRAGFRDRIAELGLGLENRLKDQMGLLSGGQRQAVSLLMATLAGSRILLLDEHTAALDPSTADFVLDLTRRIVAGHGLTTLMVTHSMRHALDHGDRTIMLHEGRVVLDVGGEERAGLDVPDLLAMFSRVRGQQLADDSLLIG encoded by the coding sequence ATGATCGAGGTCAGGGACCTGCACGTCACCTTCGGCCGGGGCACGCCGCTGGAGAAGCACGCGCTGCGCGGCATCGACCTGACGATCCCGGGCGGCCAGTTCGTCACCGTGATCGGCTCCAACGGGGCTGGCAAATCGACCGTCCTGGGCTCGCTGGCCGGCGACGTCATCGCCGAGCGCGGCACCGTCGCGATCGACGGCACCGACGTGACCCGCTGGCCCACGCCGCGCCGCGCCGGGCTGGTCGCCCGGGTCTTCCAGGACCCCATGGCGGGCACCTGCGCCACCCTGTCGATCGAGGAGAACATGGCGCTCGCCGCAGCAAGGGGCCGGCGGCGCGGGCTGGGTCCCGCCGTCGGGCAGGGCCAGCGCGCCGGCTTCCGCGACCGCATCGCGGAGCTGGGCCTGGGGCTGGAGAACCGGCTGAAGGACCAGATGGGCCTGCTGTCCGGCGGCCAGCGCCAAGCGGTCAGCCTGCTGATGGCGACGCTGGCGGGATCGCGGATCCTGCTGCTGGACGAACACACCGCCGCCCTCGACCCCTCGACGGCGGACTTCGTCCTCGACCTGACCCGCCGGATCGTCGCCGGCCACGGCCTGACCACCCTGATGGTCACCCACTCCATGCGCCACGCCCTGGACCACGGCGACCGCACGATCATGCTGCACGAGGGCAGGGTGGTGCTGGACGTCGGCGGCGAGGAACGCGCCGGCCTCGACGTGCCCGACCTGCTGGCGATGTTCAGCCGCGTCAGGGGCCAGCAGTTGGCGGACGACAGCCTGCTGATCGGGTGA
- a CDS encoding XRE family transcriptional regulator → MKGEDISPIGDTFESFLESVDSREEVYSAAIKRVISWELEEARKATDLTKTAMAEAMQTSRSQVERVLHPENVAVSLDVLSRAALAVGKRLKVELVDAP, encoded by the coding sequence ATGAAGGGGGAAGACATTTCTCCGATCGGCGACACTTTCGAGTCGTTCCTGGAGTCGGTAGACAGCCGGGAGGAAGTCTACAGCGCTGCCATCAAGCGCGTGATCTCATGGGAGCTTGAGGAGGCGCGCAAGGCTACCGATCTCACGAAGACCGCGATGGCGGAGGCGATGCAGACCAGCCGCAGCCAAGTGGAGCGCGTCCTCCACCCCGAGAATGTCGCGGTTTCCCTGGATGTCCTCAGCCGGGCGGCGCTTGCGGTAGGAAAGCGCCTCAAGGTGGAGCTCGTGGACGCCCCCTGA
- the apbC gene encoding iron-sulfur cluster carrier protein ApbC: MAQVTETQVLDALRTVIDPDRQADIVSLNMISGLVVKDSNVGFSIEVDPKRGPQLEPLRQAAEKAVQAVPGVTSVTAVLTAHREAPAAPSRPASAPAAGGKALVPGVRAIVAVASGKGGVGKSTTSVNLALGLKANGLRVGLLDADIYGPSMPRMMAINGKPNSADGKTLQPMENYGIKVMSMGFLVAEDTPMIWRGPMVQSALQQMLRDVAWGELDILVVDMPPGTGDAQLTMAQQVPLAGAVIVSTPQDIALLDARKGLNMFRRVDVPVLGIVENMSYFCCPNCGHRTDIFSHGGARREAEALGMDFLGEIPLDIAIRETSDDGQPIVMSRPDSEHAKVYREIAARVWSKVAGPQRGTPKIVIE; encoded by the coding sequence ATGGCGCAGGTTACCGAGACGCAGGTACTAGACGCACTGCGGACCGTGATCGATCCCGACAGGCAGGCGGACATCGTGAGTCTGAACATGATTTCCGGGCTGGTCGTCAAGGATTCCAACGTAGGATTTTCGATAGAAGTGGATCCGAAGCGCGGGCCGCAGCTGGAACCGCTGCGCCAGGCGGCCGAAAAGGCGGTGCAGGCGGTCCCCGGCGTCACCTCGGTGACGGCGGTGCTGACCGCCCACCGCGAGGCTCCCGCCGCCCCCTCCAGGCCGGCATCGGCCCCCGCCGCGGGCGGCAAGGCGCTGGTCCCGGGCGTGCGTGCCATTGTCGCGGTCGCGTCGGGCAAGGGCGGCGTCGGCAAGTCCACCACGTCGGTCAATCTGGCCCTCGGGCTGAAGGCGAACGGCCTCCGAGTCGGCCTGCTCGACGCCGACATCTACGGCCCCAGCATGCCGCGCATGATGGCGATCAACGGCAAGCCCAACTCGGCCGACGGCAAGACGCTCCAGCCGATGGAGAACTACGGCATCAAGGTGATGTCCATGGGCTTCCTGGTCGCCGAGGACACGCCGATGATCTGGCGCGGGCCGATGGTGCAGAGCGCGCTCCAGCAGATGCTGCGCGACGTCGCCTGGGGCGAGCTGGACATCCTGGTGGTCGACATGCCCCCCGGCACCGGCGACGCCCAGCTGACCATGGCGCAGCAGGTCCCGCTGGCCGGGGCGGTGATCGTCTCCACCCCGCAGGACATAGCCCTGCTCGACGCCCGCAAGGGGCTGAACATGTTCCGCCGGGTCGACGTGCCGGTGCTCGGCATCGTCGAGAACATGAGCTATTTCTGCTGCCCCAATTGCGGCCACCGCACCGACATCTTCAGCCACGGCGGCGCCCGGCGCGAGGCCGAGGCGCTGGGCATGGACTTCCTGGGCGAGATCCCGCTGGACATCGCGATCCGCGAGACCAGCGACGACGGCCAGCCGATCGTCATGTCCCGCCCCGACAGCGAGCACGCCAAGGTCTACCGCGAGATCGCGGCCAGGGTCTGGTCCAAGGTCGCGGGGCCGCAGCGGGGAACGCCGAAGATCGTGATCGAGTGA
- the hflK gene encoding FtsH protease activity modulator HflK — translation MPWSNQGGGGGGPWGPPPGNGGGNNPWGRPGGSGGGGSQPPDLEDLLRKGQDRFRRVMPGGFGSGKGIAIAAAVVVLIWLFSGVYRVEADEQGVVMRFGEWVRTEQPGLRYHIPAPIETALTPKVTRVNRIEIGFRSGVGDGRRAGGDRDVTDESLMLTGDENIIDIDFTVLWVIKDAGQYLFKIRDPETTVKKAAESAIREVIGRTDIQPALTEARQEIENSTLQLLQTMLDDYQAGIEITQIQLQKVDPPAPVVDAFNDVQRARADRERVRNEAEAYRNDIIPRARGEAERLIQEASAYREQTVSLAQGDAQRFLSVYDAYSGAREVTARRMYLETMEQVLRGTNKVIIDGNGNGENGGANGVVPYLPLTELQRMQRPAAAGGQNSAPGPTRTAQ, via the coding sequence ATGCCTTGGAGCAATCAGGGAGGGGGCGGTGGTGGCCCCTGGGGTCCGCCGCCCGGCAATGGGGGCGGAAACAACCCGTGGGGCAGGCCCGGCGGGTCCGGCGGCGGCGGTTCCCAACCGCCCGATCTCGAGGATCTGCTCCGCAAGGGACAGGACCGGTTCCGCCGGGTGATGCCGGGCGGCTTCGGCAGCGGCAAGGGGATCGCCATCGCGGCCGCGGTCGTCGTGCTGATCTGGCTGTTCAGCGGCGTCTACCGGGTCGAGGCCGACGAGCAGGGCGTCGTCATGCGGTTCGGCGAATGGGTGCGGACGGAGCAGCCGGGCCTGCGCTACCACATCCCGGCCCCGATCGAGACCGCCCTGACGCCCAAGGTCACCCGCGTCAACCGCATCGAGATCGGCTTCCGGTCCGGTGTCGGCGACGGCCGGCGGGCCGGCGGCGACCGCGACGTGACCGACGAGAGCCTGATGCTCACCGGTGACGAGAACATCATCGACATCGACTTCACCGTCCTGTGGGTGATCAAGGACGCCGGCCAGTACCTGTTCAAGATCCGCGATCCCGAGACCACCGTGAAGAAGGCCGCCGAGAGCGCCATCCGCGAGGTCATCGGCCGCACCGACATCCAGCCGGCCCTGACCGAGGCCCGGCAGGAGATCGAGAACAGCACGCTCCAGTTGCTCCAGACGATGCTCGACGACTACCAGGCCGGCATCGAGATCACCCAGATCCAGCTGCAGAAGGTCGATCCGCCGGCCCCCGTGGTCGATGCCTTCAACGACGTCCAGCGCGCCCGCGCCGACCGCGAACGGGTTCGGAACGAAGCCGAGGCCTACCGGAACGACATCATCCCGCGTGCCCGAGGCGAGGCCGAGCGGCTGATCCAGGAGGCCTCCGCGTACCGCGAGCAGACCGTCAGCCTGGCCCAAGGTGACGCCCAGCGCTTCCTGTCGGTCTACGACGCCTATTCCGGCGCCCGCGAGGTCACCGCCCGCCGGATGTATCTGGAGACGATGGAGCAGGTCCTGCGCGGCACCAACAAGGTGATCATCGACGGGAACGGCAACGGCGAGAACGGCGGCGCCAACGGCGTCGTGCCCTACCTGCCCCTGACCGAACTGCAGCGCATGCAGCGGCCCGCGGCTGCGGGGGGGCAGAATTCCGCTCCCGGCCCCACCCGTACGGCGCAGTGA
- the hflC gene encoding protease modulator HflC, with protein MNRNLAIVGIVVVVLGILASASLFTVNETQQALVLQFGEPRRVIQEPGLKAKIPFIQNVVLYDRRVLDVDPPVEQVILADQKRLDVDAFARYRITDPLRFFQSVGSEQILEQRLSTVVVSALRRVLGNVTVLSILSDERSRVMTDIRDQVNGEAQRFGIEVVDVRIRRADLPEETSQSIFARMRSEREREAAEFRAQGQEQAQQIRSRAERERTVILAEAQRDAQVLRGEGDNQAFRIIAEATGRDPEFYSFYRTLQAYRDSLRNDDTTMVLSPTGDFFKYFGNLTGAPGSASGVPGGAPNGTPGAAGGPPAAQISPPSPSATQGAENVQPGGTAN; from the coding sequence ATGAACAGAAATCTCGCCATCGTCGGCATCGTCGTCGTGGTCCTCGGCATCCTCGCGTCGGCCAGCCTGTTCACCGTCAACGAGACCCAGCAGGCGCTGGTGCTCCAGTTCGGCGAGCCGCGGCGGGTCATCCAGGAGCCGGGCCTCAAGGCCAAGATCCCGTTCATCCAGAACGTGGTCCTGTACGACCGGCGCGTGCTGGACGTCGATCCGCCGGTCGAGCAGGTCATCCTGGCCGACCAGAAGCGCCTCGACGTGGACGCCTTCGCCCGCTACCGGATCACCGATCCGCTGCGCTTCTTCCAGTCGGTCGGGTCCGAACAGATCCTCGAGCAGCGGCTCAGCACCGTGGTCGTCTCGGCGCTCCGCCGCGTGCTCGGCAATGTCACCGTCCTGTCGATCCTGTCGGACGAGCGCTCCCGCGTGATGACCGACATCCGCGATCAGGTCAACGGCGAGGCCCAGCGCTTCGGCATCGAGGTGGTGGACGTCCGCATCCGCCGCGCCGACCTGCCGGAGGAGACCAGCCAGTCCATCTTCGCCCGCATGCGGTCGGAGCGTGAACGCGAGGCCGCCGAGTTCCGCGCGCAGGGCCAGGAACAGGCCCAGCAGATCCGCTCCCGGGCGGAACGCGAGCGGACCGTCATCCTGGCCGAGGCCCAGCGCGATGCGCAGGTGCTCCGAGGCGAGGGCGACAACCAGGCGTTCCGCATCATCGCGGAAGCGACCGGGCGGGACCCGGAATTCTACTCGTTCTACCGGACGCTCCAAGCCTACCGCGACAGCCTGCGCAACGACGACACCACCATGGTGCTCTCGCCGACGGGCGACTTCTTCAAGTATTTCGGCAACCTGACCGGCGCTCCGGGCAGTGCCTCGGGAGTTCCGGGCGGGGCTCCCAACGGAACCCCCGGCGCCGCGGGCGGTCCGCCGGCGGCCCAGATCAGCCCGCCGTCTCCGTCGGCCACCCAGGGCGCGGAGAACGTCCAGCCGGGCGGCACGGCCAACTGA
- a CDS encoding DUF2065 domain-containing protein, protein MTTELLTALALVLVLEGIAYALFPDLMRRMLAIALMTPVGQLRIAGLIAAISGVGLVWLLRG, encoded by the coding sequence TTGACCACTGAACTGCTGACGGCGCTGGCTCTCGTGCTCGTGCTCGAGGGTATCGCCTATGCCCTCTTTCCCGACCTGATGCGCCGCATGCTGGCGATCGCCCTGATGACCCCCGTGGGCCAGTTGCGCATCGCCGGCCTGATCGCGGCGATCAGCGGGGTGGGGCTGGTCTGGCTGCTGCGGGGATGA
- a CDS encoding DegQ family serine endoprotease, which yields MAIDSGRRRPAWFRPALIRFAAGLPVIAALLFASPDMVHAQGRANAPESFADLAQKLLPAVVNISTTQNIPERRGAGPRPGPEMPQFPPGSPFEEFFRDFFDRQGREQNAPPRRATSLGSGFVIDAEGLVVTNNHVIQDADEINVILQDDTNLKAELVGRDPKTDLALLRVKTDRKLTAVTFGDSDGMRVGDWVLAIGNPFGLGGTVTAGIISARARDINAGPYDDFLQTDASINRGNSGGPMFNMRGEVIGINTAIFSPSGGSVGIGFAIPSTLARSVVAQLKEYGRTRRGWLGVRIQGVTPEIAESLGLRSATGALVASVTPNGPAAEAGIQAGDVILTFDGKEVNEMRRLPRVVAETGVEERVPVKLWRRGQEQTVQVKVGELEAAEESGMLAAIPDEPAPAAPESVEALGLKLTGITPELRQQFDLNEQLRGVLVTEVAGNSSAAEKDLRPGDVIVEVGQEEVSTPQDVAAKVKAAKDANRKTVLLLIDRRGDLRFVALNVT from the coding sequence ATGGCGATAGACAGCGGGCGGCGGCGCCCGGCTTGGTTCAGGCCCGCCTTGATCAGGTTCGCCGCCGGACTGCCGGTGATCGCGGCTCTGCTTTTCGCCTCCCCCGACATGGTCCATGCCCAGGGCCGCGCGAACGCTCCGGAGAGTTTCGCCGACCTGGCGCAGAAGCTGCTTCCCGCAGTCGTGAACATCTCGACCACGCAGAATATTCCGGAACGCCGCGGCGCCGGCCCGCGCCCCGGCCCCGAGATGCCGCAGTTCCCGCCAGGATCTCCCTTCGAGGAATTCTTCCGCGACTTCTTCGACCGACAGGGGCGGGAGCAGAACGCGCCGCCGCGCCGCGCCACCTCGCTCGGCTCGGGCTTCGTGATCGACGCCGAAGGCCTGGTGGTGACCAACAACCACGTGATCCAGGACGCCGACGAGATCAACGTCATCCTTCAGGACGACACCAACCTGAAGGCCGAGCTGGTCGGCCGCGACCCCAAGACCGACCTGGCGCTGCTGCGCGTCAAGACCGACCGCAAGCTGACGGCGGTCACCTTCGGCGACAGCGACGGGATGCGGGTCGGCGACTGGGTGCTGGCGATCGGCAACCCGTTCGGCCTGGGCGGTACGGTGACCGCCGGCATCATCTCGGCGCGCGCCCGCGACATCAACGCCGGCCCCTATGACGACTTCCTGCAGACCGACGCCTCGATCAACCGGGGCAATTCCGGCGGCCCCATGTTCAACATGCGGGGCGAGGTGATCGGCATCAACACGGCGATCTTCTCGCCGTCCGGCGGCTCGGTCGGCATCGGCTTCGCGATCCCCTCGACGCTGGCCCGCAGCGTCGTCGCCCAGCTCAAGGAGTATGGCCGCACCCGGCGCGGCTGGCTGGGCGTCCGCATCCAGGGCGTCACGCCCGAGATCGCGGAGAGCCTGGGGCTCCGCTCCGCCACCGGCGCGCTGGTCGCCAGCGTGACCCCGAACGGCCCGGCCGCCGAGGCCGGCATCCAGGCCGGCGACGTCATCCTGACCTTCGACGGCAAGGAAGTGAACGAGATGCGCCGCCTGCCGCGCGTCGTCGCCGAGACGGGCGTCGAGGAGCGGGTGCCGGTCAAGCTGTGGCGCCGCGGCCAGGAGCAGACGGTCCAGGTCAAGGTCGGCGAGCTCGAGGCCGCCGAGGAGTCCGGCATGCTGGCCGCGATCCCCGACGAGCCGGCCCCCGCCGCCCCGGAATCGGTCGAGGCGCTGGGCCTGAAGCTGACCGGCATCACGCCCGAGCTGCGCCAGCAGTTCGACCTCAACGAGCAGCTCCGCGGCGTCCTGGTCACCGAGGTCGCCGGCAACAGCAGCGCCGCCGAGAAGGACCTGCGCCCCGGCGACGTGATCGTCGAGGTCGGCCAGGAGGAGGTCTCCACGCCCCAGGACGTCGCCGCCAAGGTCAAGGCCGCCAAGGACGCGAACCGCAAGACCGTGCTGCTCCTGATCGACCGCCGCGGCGACCTGCGCTTCGTGGCGCTCAACGTGACCTGA
- a CDS encoding type II toxin-antitoxin system RelE/ParE family toxin, with protein MPSVRLTRRAIQDVAGVGAFIAKDSPRMAEQFVSGMRETFKTLAKSPLLGRERDDLGSEIRMFPFGKYLIFYRPRDDGVLIVRILHGARSLPDLFRS; from the coding sequence ATGCCATCCGTTCGCCTCACGCGTCGCGCTATCCAGGACGTGGCAGGTGTCGGTGCGTTCATCGCCAAGGACAGTCCGCGCATGGCAGAACAGTTCGTTTCGGGTATGCGCGAAACATTCAAAACATTGGCAAAAAGCCCACTGCTGGGCCGTGAGCGGGACGATTTAGGCAGTGAAATCCGCATGTTCCCGTTCGGTAAATACCTGATTTTCTACCGCCCTCGCGACGACGGCGTCCTTATCGTCCGTATCCTGCATGGCGCGCGGAGTCTTCCTGACCTGTTCAGATCCTAA
- a CDS encoding tyrosine-type recombinase/integrase: protein MAAARVWVPASAELRQVLDPWLASQQHLTMLPTERGGGRRLTIDAFRHMMGDAIEAAGLPDDVTTHGLRYTAATVLHEIGCDWETIASITGHETVAMVRKYTEKRRRSRLAIAKLDDARKGGK, encoded by the coding sequence ATGGCCGCCGCCCGGGTTTGGGTGCCGGCCTCGGCCGAGCTGCGCCAAGTTCTCGACCCGTGGCTTGCAAGCCAACAGCATTTGACGATGCTACCGACCGAACGCGGCGGCGGTCGACGCCTGACCATTGACGCCTTCAGGCACATGATGGGCGACGCGATCGAAGCCGCAGGCCTTCCCGACGACGTCACCACCCACGGCCTCCGCTACACGGCCGCCACGGTCCTGCACGAGATCGGCTGCGACTGGGAGACGATCGCCTCGATCACAGGCCACGAGACGGTGGCCATGGTCCGCAAGTACACCGAGAAGCGCCGCCGCTCCCGCCTGGCAATCGCCAAGCTGGACGATGCCCGGAAGGGCGGAAAGTAA
- a CDS encoding AAA family ATPase produces MVSPANVFTPTKEIQDTDRFAGRQDQLQALADALEMEGGHIVIYGNRGVGKSSLARQLQLMSQNDPAVIKRLKREPFSPFDFIPVYLQCDDSITGVEELLVRLLTNADALGDWLPFRIVSRERTAEASGTLKLKIVDVGGKGGSKFVEKREEVEADLYGLFATALKEITKAGVAGSGVLIIIDEFDRIKDKAGLASILKSVGSDMVKFALVGVATTPQELIRDHESVARQLTGGCVLVPPMSDQEMQEIFDLAQQALGYRVLFPAETRAWIIKVARGHPYFVHLLGRHSLIASMSAGVDMVTPEMAQHALEEIAIRESAPIQETLYKTAIGHSYPRETILKEFAGEDADEIHTQALYARVAAKLGVDASVVSVYVGQLVNEKYGAVLEKTRERYYRFKDSLFKAYAAARPFQLQPGARESDES; encoded by the coding sequence ATGGTTTCCCCTGCAAACGTGTTCACGCCGACCAAGGAAATTCAGGATACCGACCGCTTCGCCGGACGGCAGGACCAGTTGCAGGCATTGGCCGATGCGTTGGAGATGGAGGGTGGCCACATCGTAATATACGGGAACCGCGGCGTGGGAAAATCCAGCCTCGCCCGGCAACTCCAACTGATGTCGCAGAATGACCCTGCGGTCATAAAGCGTTTGAAGCGTGAGCCATTCAGTCCTTTCGATTTCATACCGGTCTATCTCCAATGCGATGACAGCATTACCGGAGTGGAAGAGCTTCTGGTGCGGTTGCTAACTAATGCGGATGCACTTGGTGATTGGTTGCCTTTCCGCATTGTCTCTCGCGAGCGGACCGCTGAAGCGTCGGGTACCTTGAAGCTCAAGATTGTGGATGTTGGCGGCAAGGGCGGATCTAAGTTTGTGGAGAAGCGCGAGGAGGTCGAGGCCGACCTGTACGGTTTGTTCGCCACCGCTCTCAAGGAGATCACCAAGGCTGGGGTGGCAGGCTCCGGCGTCTTGATAATCATCGATGAGTTCGATCGTATCAAGGACAAGGCGGGCCTTGCGTCGATCCTCAAAAGTGTTGGGTCTGACATGGTCAAGTTCGCTCTGGTCGGTGTCGCCACGACGCCTCAGGAACTCATCCGCGACCACGAGTCCGTCGCCCGTCAGTTGACAGGTGGCTGCGTACTTGTGCCGCCCATGAGCGATCAGGAAATGCAGGAGATATTCGACCTTGCGCAGCAGGCGCTTGGCTACCGTGTACTTTTTCCCGCGGAGACCCGGGCTTGGATCATCAAGGTCGCCCGTGGACACCCTTACTTCGTGCACCTGCTTGGCCGACATTCCCTGATCGCGTCGATGTCAGCGGGCGTCGACATGGTCACTCCCGAAATGGCACAGCACGCTCTTGAGGAGATCGCCATCCGAGAGTCGGCGCCTATTCAGGAGACACTCTACAAAACCGCCATCGGCCATTCTTACCCGCGCGAGACGATCCTCAAAGAATTCGCTGGAGAGGACGCTGATGAAATCCACACGCAGGCTCTTTATGCCCGCGTGGCTGCTAAACTGGGCGTCGATGCGAGCGTGGTGAGCGTCTATGTCGGCCAGTTGGTGAACGAGAAGTATGGGGCAGTTCTGGAGAAGACACGGGAACGTTACTACCGCTTCAAAGATAGCTTGTTCAAAGCCTACGCAGCCGCTCGCCCGTTTCAACTCCAACCTGGAGCGCGCGAGTCGGATGAGAGCTAG
- the rodA gene encoding rod shape-determining protein RodA, with protein sequence MNGDFLGHQPELSLGEKLWQINWKLILLLTAIASVGWAMLYSAANGNVDPWASRQAVRFGAGICVMVVVGLIDLRLWIRLSYPIYAVALVLLIAVEIVGEIGMGAQRWIDLGIIQIQPSEIMKIAIVLALARYFHAASLEEVGRPTFLIVPLLMVLAPVGLVMKQPDLGTALMVMMVGGAIFFLVGVRLWKFAVIIAGGAASIPVAWQFLHDYQKNRVLIFLNPENDPLGAGYHITQSKIALGSGGVAGKGYMMGSQSHLNFLPEKQTDFIFTMLAEELGMIGGTGLLLLYSLLIAYGVIIALRCRNQFGRLVGLGVSTNLFLYVFINIAMVMGLIPVVGIPLPLISYGGTAMLTVLFGFGLVMSVYIHRDVRITRRTVAGEL encoded by the coding sequence ATGAACGGCGATTTCCTGGGCCACCAGCCGGAGCTCTCGCTGGGCGAGAAGCTGTGGCAGATCAATTGGAAGCTGATCCTGCTGCTGACCGCCATCGCCTCGGTCGGGTGGGCGATGCTCTATTCGGCGGCCAACGGCAACGTCGACCCCTGGGCGTCGCGCCAGGCCGTCCGGTTCGGCGCCGGCATCTGCGTGATGGTGGTGGTGGGCCTGATCGACCTGCGGCTCTGGATCCGCCTGTCCTATCCGATCTACGCCGTCGCCCTGGTGCTGCTGATCGCGGTCGAGATCGTCGGCGAGATCGGCATGGGCGCGCAGCGCTGGATCGACCTGGGCATCATCCAGATCCAGCCGTCGGAGATCATGAAGATCGCGATCGTGCTGGCGCTCGCCCGCTACTTCCATGCCGCGTCGCTGGAGGAGGTCGGGCGGCCGACCTTCCTGATCGTGCCGCTGCTGATGGTGCTGGCCCCGGTCGGGCTGGTGATGAAGCAGCCGGACCTGGGCACCGCGCTGATGGTCATGATGGTCGGCGGGGCGATCTTCTTCCTGGTCGGCGTGCGGCTGTGGAAGTTCGCCGTGATCATCGCGGGCGGCGCCGCCTCGATCCCGGTCGCGTGGCAGTTCCTGCACGACTACCAGAAGAACCGGGTGCTGATCTTCCTGAACCCGGAGAACGACCCGCTGGGCGCCGGCTACCATATCACCCAGTCGAAGATCGCGCTGGGGTCCGGCGGCGTGGCCGGCAAGGGCTACATGATGGGCAGCCAGAGCCATCTGAACTTCCTGCCGGAGAAGCAGACCGACTTCATCTTCACGATGCTGGCGGAGGAGCTGGGCATGATCGGCGGCACCGGGCTGCTGCTGCTCTACAGCCTGCTGATCGCCTACGGCGTCATCATCGCGCTCCGCTGCCGCAACCAGTTCGGCCGGCTGGTGGGATTGGGCGTCTCCACCAACCTGTTCCTCTACGTGTTCATCAACATCGCCATGGTGATGGGCCTGATCCCGGTGGTCGGCATCCCCCTGCCCCTGATCTCCTACGGCGGCACGGCGATGCTGACGGTGCTGTTCGGCTTCGGGCTGGTGATGTCGGTCTATATCCACCGCGACGTCCGGATCACCCGCCGCACCGTCGCCGGGGAACTGTGA